From a single Tursiops truncatus isolate mTurTru1 chromosome 20, mTurTru1.mat.Y, whole genome shotgun sequence genomic region:
- the GPR142 gene encoding LOW QUALITY PROTEIN: probable G-protein coupled receptor 142 (The sequence of the model RefSeq protein was modified relative to this genomic sequence to represent the inferred CDS: deleted 1 base in 1 codon) produces MMRASCWDHRKKPRVTQDSAPRSMRLAGQETAGQLQVTPMLTPNGSGLSQEFEGHWPEIPERSPCVAGVIPVIYYSVLLGLGLPVNLLTTVALARLAARTRKPSYYYLLALTASDVITQVVIVFVGFLLQGAVLARKVPQAVVRAANILEFAANHASVWIAVLLTVDRYSALCHPLHHRATSSPGRTRRAIAAVLGAALLTGIPFYWWMDVWRDEDPPSTLDKVLKWAHCLIVYFIPCGVFLVANSAIVCQLQRRGQSGPRPRVGKSTAILLGVTTLFALLWAPRIFVMLYHLYVAPVYRDWRVHLALDVANMAAMLNTAVNFGLYSFVSKTFRATVQEVIHDAHLPCTLGSQPAGVVAEPVLKPAGLPKGAEL; encoded by the exons ATGATGAGAGCGAGCTGCTGGGACCACCGGAAAAAGCCACGG GTGACCCAGGACTCAGCACCCAGGAGCATGCGGCTTGCAGGACAAGAGACAG CGGGCCAGCTACAGGTGACGCCAATGCTCACACCCAATGGCAGTGGGCTGAGCCAGGAGTTTGAAGGCCATTGGCCGGAGATCCCAGAGAGGTCCCCGTGTGTGGCCGGGGTCATCCCTGTCATCTACTACAGCGTcctgctgggcctggggctgcctg TCAACCTCCTGACCACAGTGGCCCTGGCCCGCCTCGCCGCCAGGACCAGGAAGCCCTCCTACTACTACCTTCTGGCGCTCACGGCCTCGGATGTCATCACCCAGGTAGTCATCGTGTTCGTGGGCTTCCTCCTACAGGGAGCAGTGCTGGCCCGAAAGGTGCCCCAGGCTGTGGTGCGCGCGGCTAACATCCTGGAGTTTGCTGCCAACCACGCCTCAGTCTGGATCGCCGTCCTGCTCACGGTCGACCGGTACAGCGCCCTGTGCCACCCCCTGCACCATCGGGCCACCTCATCCCCAGGCCGGACCCGGCGGGCCATCGCTGCTGTCCTTGGTGCTGCCCTGCTGACTGGCATCCCCTTCTACTGGTGGATGGACGTGTGGAGGGACGAGGACCCCCCCAGCACACTGGACAAGGTCCTCAAGTGGGCTCACTGCCTCATCGTCTATTTCATCCCTTGCGGCGTTTTCCTGGTCGCCAACTCGGCCATTGTCTGCCAGCTACAGAGAAGGGGCCAGAGCGGGCCTCGGCCCCGGGTGGGCAAGAGCACCGCCATCCTCCTGGGTGTCACCACGCTCTTCGCCCTCCTTTGGGCACCCCGCATCTTTGTCATGCTCTACCACCTGTACGTGGCCCCCGTCTACCGGGACTGGAGGGTCCACCTGGCCTTGGATGTGGCCAACATGGCGGCCATGCTCAACACAGCAGTCAACTTTGGGCTCTACTCCTTTGTGAGCAAGACCTTCCGGGCCACTGTCCAGGAGGTCATCCATGACGCCCACCTGCCCTGCACCCTGGGGTCACAGCCAGCGGGCGTGGTGGCGGAACCTGTGCTGAAGCCTGCAGGACTCCCCAAAGGGGCAGAACTGTAG
- the BTBD17 gene encoding BTB/POZ domain-containing protein 17 isoform X1, translating to MEIGARPYLLLEKLSGWGTGSAVCLLGTLRWEKLHQEVGQKLVKEAFQQGEPRDRRPLGKALPLQPAPHGSPAVTLASSCSVPGWRLSLGSGEGAGDPLRWWRPLVLEPSACPLESLKLPRRGTTRCASHMHLQLVPLQPQHAARGPGAFSGCAVFLPAAAQKTDVGGESTGTSINHSQTLLQRLQELLRQGNASDVVLRVQAAGTDEVRVFHAHRLLLGLHSELFRELLSNQSEVVLQEPRDGAAVFDKFIRYLYCGELIVLLAQAIPLHRLATKYGVSSLQRGVADYMRAHLAGGAGPAVGWYHYAVSTGDEALRQSCLQFLAWNLSAVAGSAEWGAVSPELLAQLLPRSDLVLQDELELFHALEAWLGRARPPPAVAERALRSIRYPMIPPAQLFQLQARSAALARHGPAVADLLLQAYQFHAASPLHYAKFFDVNGSSFLPRNYLAPAWGAPWVINNPARDDRSTSFQTQLGPSGHDSGRRVTWNVLFSPRWLPVSLRPVYADAAGTALPLARPEDGRPRLVVTPASSGGDAAGVSFQKTVLVGTRQHGRLLVRHAYSFHQSSEEAGDFLAHADLQRRNSEYLVENALHLHLIVKPVYHPLIRTPK from the exons ATGGAGATCGGGGCCAGGCCCTACTTGCTTCTGGAAAAG CTGTCAGGGTGGGGTACTGGGTCTGCTGTGTGTCTCCTTGGAACTCTGAGATGGGAAAAATTACACCAGGAGGTTGGACAGAAGCTGGTAAAAGAAGCCTTCCAACAAGGTGAACCAAGAGACCGGAGACCTCTTGGGAAG GCCCTTCCTTTGCAGCCGGCTCCCCACGGCTCCCCAGCCGTGACGCTGGCAAGCTCGTGCTCTGTGCCAGGGTGGAGGCTGAGCCTGGGATCCGGGGAGGGGGCCGGCGACCCTCTGCGCTGGTGGCGGCCACTGGTTCTGGAGCCCTCTGCCTGCCCTTTGGAGAGCCTTAAACTTCCCAGAAGAGGAACGACTCGCTGTGCCAG CCACATGCATCTTCAGCTGGTCCCTCTGCAACCCCAGCATGCTGCCCGGGGCCCGGGTGCCTTCTCAGGCTGTGCCGTGTTCCTTCCTGCTGCAGCCCAGAAAACCGATGTCGGCGGGGAGTCAACGGGCACCTCCATCAACCACTCCCAGACGCTGCTCCAACGCCTGCAGGAGCTGCTGCGGCAGGGCAATGCCAGCGACGTGGTGCTGCGGGTCCAGGCTGCGGGCACCGACGAGGTCCGAGTCTTCCACGCCCACCGCCTGCTGCTGGGACTGCACAGTGAGCTGTTCCGGGAGCTGTTGAGTAACCAGAGCGAGGTGGTGCTGCAGGAGCCCCGGGACGGTGCTGCTGTCTTTGACAAGTTCATCAG GTACCTCTACTGCGGCGAACTGATCGTGCTGCTGGCGCAGGCCATCCCCCTGCACAGGCTGGCCACCAAGTACGGCGTGTCCTCCCTGCAGCGGGGCGTGGCCGACTACATGCGCGCGCACCTGGCGGGCGGCGCGGGCCCGGCGGTGGGCTGGTACCACTACGCGGTGAGCACCGGGGACGAGGCCCTGCGCCAGAGCTGCCTGCAGTTCCTGGCCTGGAACCTGTCGGCCGTGGCGGGGAGCGCCGAGTGGGGAGCCGTGAGCCCCGAGCTGCTGGCGCAGCTGCTGCCGCGCTCGGACCTGGTGCTGCAGGACGAGCTGGAGCTGTTCCACGCGCTGGAGGCGTGGCTGGGCCGCGCGCGGCCGCCCCCCGCCGTGGCCGAGCGGGCGCTGCGCTCCATCCGCTACCCCATGATCCCGCCGGCGCAGCTGTTCCAGCTGCAGGCGCGCTCGGCAGCCCTGGCGCGCCACGGCCCGGCGGTGGCCGACCTCCTGCTGCAGGCCTACCAGTTCCACGCCGCCTCGCCGCTGCACTATGCCAAGTTCTTCGACGTCAACGGCAGCTCCTTCCTGCCCCGCAACTACCTCGCGCCCGCGTGGGGCGCCCCGTGGGTCATCAACAACCCGGCCCGCGACGATCGCAGCACCAGCTTCCAGACGCAGCTGGGCCCCAGCGGCCACGACTCGGGCCGCCGGGTCACGTGGAACGTGCTCTTCTCGCCGCGCTGGCTGCCCGTCAGCCTGCGGCCCGTCTACGCGGATGCCGCGGGCACCGCGCTGCCCCTCGCGCGCCCCGAGGACGGCCGGCCGCGGCTCGTGGTCACGCCGGCCAGCAGCGGCGGCGACGCGGCGGGCGTGAGCTTCCAGAAGACCGTGCTGGTGGGGACGCGCCAGCACGGCCGCCTGCTGGTCCGCCACGCCTACAGCTTTCACCAGAGCAGCGAGGAGGCCGGCGACTTCCTGGCGCACGCCGACCTGCAGCGGCGCAACTCCGAGTACCTGGTGGAGAACGCCCTGCACCTGCACCTCATCGTGAAGCCCGTCTACCACCCCCTCATCCGGACCCCCAAGTAG
- the BTBD17 gene encoding BTB/POZ domain-containing protein 17 isoform X2, which translates to MEIGARPYLLLEKLSGWGTGSAVCLLGTLRWEKLHQEVGQKLALPLQPAPHGSPAVTLASSCSVPGWRLSLGSGEGAGDPLRWWRPLVLEPSACPLESLKLPRRGTTRCASHMHLQLVPLQPQHAARGPGAFSGCAVFLPAAAQKTDVGGESTGTSINHSQTLLQRLQELLRQGNASDVVLRVQAAGTDEVRVFHAHRLLLGLHSELFRELLSNQSEVVLQEPRDGAAVFDKFIRYLYCGELIVLLAQAIPLHRLATKYGVSSLQRGVADYMRAHLAGGAGPAVGWYHYAVSTGDEALRQSCLQFLAWNLSAVAGSAEWGAVSPELLAQLLPRSDLVLQDELELFHALEAWLGRARPPPAVAERALRSIRYPMIPPAQLFQLQARSAALARHGPAVADLLLQAYQFHAASPLHYAKFFDVNGSSFLPRNYLAPAWGAPWVINNPARDDRSTSFQTQLGPSGHDSGRRVTWNVLFSPRWLPVSLRPVYADAAGTALPLARPEDGRPRLVVTPASSGGDAAGVSFQKTVLVGTRQHGRLLVRHAYSFHQSSEEAGDFLAHADLQRRNSEYLVENALHLHLIVKPVYHPLIRTPK; encoded by the exons ATGGAGATCGGGGCCAGGCCCTACTTGCTTCTGGAAAAG CTGTCAGGGTGGGGTACTGGGTCTGCTGTGTGTCTCCTTGGAACTCTGAGATGGGAAAAATTACACCAGGAGGTTGGACAGAAGCTG GCCCTTCCTTTGCAGCCGGCTCCCCACGGCTCCCCAGCCGTGACGCTGGCAAGCTCGTGCTCTGTGCCAGGGTGGAGGCTGAGCCTGGGATCCGGGGAGGGGGCCGGCGACCCTCTGCGCTGGTGGCGGCCACTGGTTCTGGAGCCCTCTGCCTGCCCTTTGGAGAGCCTTAAACTTCCCAGAAGAGGAACGACTCGCTGTGCCAG CCACATGCATCTTCAGCTGGTCCCTCTGCAACCCCAGCATGCTGCCCGGGGCCCGGGTGCCTTCTCAGGCTGTGCCGTGTTCCTTCCTGCTGCAGCCCAGAAAACCGATGTCGGCGGGGAGTCAACGGGCACCTCCATCAACCACTCCCAGACGCTGCTCCAACGCCTGCAGGAGCTGCTGCGGCAGGGCAATGCCAGCGACGTGGTGCTGCGGGTCCAGGCTGCGGGCACCGACGAGGTCCGAGTCTTCCACGCCCACCGCCTGCTGCTGGGACTGCACAGTGAGCTGTTCCGGGAGCTGTTGAGTAACCAGAGCGAGGTGGTGCTGCAGGAGCCCCGGGACGGTGCTGCTGTCTTTGACAAGTTCATCAG GTACCTCTACTGCGGCGAACTGATCGTGCTGCTGGCGCAGGCCATCCCCCTGCACAGGCTGGCCACCAAGTACGGCGTGTCCTCCCTGCAGCGGGGCGTGGCCGACTACATGCGCGCGCACCTGGCGGGCGGCGCGGGCCCGGCGGTGGGCTGGTACCACTACGCGGTGAGCACCGGGGACGAGGCCCTGCGCCAGAGCTGCCTGCAGTTCCTGGCCTGGAACCTGTCGGCCGTGGCGGGGAGCGCCGAGTGGGGAGCCGTGAGCCCCGAGCTGCTGGCGCAGCTGCTGCCGCGCTCGGACCTGGTGCTGCAGGACGAGCTGGAGCTGTTCCACGCGCTGGAGGCGTGGCTGGGCCGCGCGCGGCCGCCCCCCGCCGTGGCCGAGCGGGCGCTGCGCTCCATCCGCTACCCCATGATCCCGCCGGCGCAGCTGTTCCAGCTGCAGGCGCGCTCGGCAGCCCTGGCGCGCCACGGCCCGGCGGTGGCCGACCTCCTGCTGCAGGCCTACCAGTTCCACGCCGCCTCGCCGCTGCACTATGCCAAGTTCTTCGACGTCAACGGCAGCTCCTTCCTGCCCCGCAACTACCTCGCGCCCGCGTGGGGCGCCCCGTGGGTCATCAACAACCCGGCCCGCGACGATCGCAGCACCAGCTTCCAGACGCAGCTGGGCCCCAGCGGCCACGACTCGGGCCGCCGGGTCACGTGGAACGTGCTCTTCTCGCCGCGCTGGCTGCCCGTCAGCCTGCGGCCCGTCTACGCGGATGCCGCGGGCACCGCGCTGCCCCTCGCGCGCCCCGAGGACGGCCGGCCGCGGCTCGTGGTCACGCCGGCCAGCAGCGGCGGCGACGCGGCGGGCGTGAGCTTCCAGAAGACCGTGCTGGTGGGGACGCGCCAGCACGGCCGCCTGCTGGTCCGCCACGCCTACAGCTTTCACCAGAGCAGCGAGGAGGCCGGCGACTTCCTGGCGCACGCCGACCTGCAGCGGCGCAACTCCGAGTACCTGGTGGAGAACGCCCTGCACCTGCACCTCATCGTGAAGCCCGTCTACCACCCCCTCATCCGGACCCCCAAGTAG
- the BTBD17 gene encoding BTB/POZ domain-containing protein 17 isoform X3, with amino-acid sequence MEIGARPYLLLEKALPLQPAPHGSPAVTLASSCSVPGWRLSLGSGEGAGDPLRWWRPLVLEPSACPLESLKLPRRGTTRCASHMHLQLVPLQPQHAARGPGAFSGCAVFLPAAAQKTDVGGESTGTSINHSQTLLQRLQELLRQGNASDVVLRVQAAGTDEVRVFHAHRLLLGLHSELFRELLSNQSEVVLQEPRDGAAVFDKFIRYLYCGELIVLLAQAIPLHRLATKYGVSSLQRGVADYMRAHLAGGAGPAVGWYHYAVSTGDEALRQSCLQFLAWNLSAVAGSAEWGAVSPELLAQLLPRSDLVLQDELELFHALEAWLGRARPPPAVAERALRSIRYPMIPPAQLFQLQARSAALARHGPAVADLLLQAYQFHAASPLHYAKFFDVNGSSFLPRNYLAPAWGAPWVINNPARDDRSTSFQTQLGPSGHDSGRRVTWNVLFSPRWLPVSLRPVYADAAGTALPLARPEDGRPRLVVTPASSGGDAAGVSFQKTVLVGTRQHGRLLVRHAYSFHQSSEEAGDFLAHADLQRRNSEYLVENALHLHLIVKPVYHPLIRTPK; translated from the exons ATGGAGATCGGGGCCAGGCCCTACTTGCTTCTGGAAAAG GCCCTTCCTTTGCAGCCGGCTCCCCACGGCTCCCCAGCCGTGACGCTGGCAAGCTCGTGCTCTGTGCCAGGGTGGAGGCTGAGCCTGGGATCCGGGGAGGGGGCCGGCGACCCTCTGCGCTGGTGGCGGCCACTGGTTCTGGAGCCCTCTGCCTGCCCTTTGGAGAGCCTTAAACTTCCCAGAAGAGGAACGACTCGCTGTGCCAG CCACATGCATCTTCAGCTGGTCCCTCTGCAACCCCAGCATGCTGCCCGGGGCCCGGGTGCCTTCTCAGGCTGTGCCGTGTTCCTTCCTGCTGCAGCCCAGAAAACCGATGTCGGCGGGGAGTCAACGGGCACCTCCATCAACCACTCCCAGACGCTGCTCCAACGCCTGCAGGAGCTGCTGCGGCAGGGCAATGCCAGCGACGTGGTGCTGCGGGTCCAGGCTGCGGGCACCGACGAGGTCCGAGTCTTCCACGCCCACCGCCTGCTGCTGGGACTGCACAGTGAGCTGTTCCGGGAGCTGTTGAGTAACCAGAGCGAGGTGGTGCTGCAGGAGCCCCGGGACGGTGCTGCTGTCTTTGACAAGTTCATCAG GTACCTCTACTGCGGCGAACTGATCGTGCTGCTGGCGCAGGCCATCCCCCTGCACAGGCTGGCCACCAAGTACGGCGTGTCCTCCCTGCAGCGGGGCGTGGCCGACTACATGCGCGCGCACCTGGCGGGCGGCGCGGGCCCGGCGGTGGGCTGGTACCACTACGCGGTGAGCACCGGGGACGAGGCCCTGCGCCAGAGCTGCCTGCAGTTCCTGGCCTGGAACCTGTCGGCCGTGGCGGGGAGCGCCGAGTGGGGAGCCGTGAGCCCCGAGCTGCTGGCGCAGCTGCTGCCGCGCTCGGACCTGGTGCTGCAGGACGAGCTGGAGCTGTTCCACGCGCTGGAGGCGTGGCTGGGCCGCGCGCGGCCGCCCCCCGCCGTGGCCGAGCGGGCGCTGCGCTCCATCCGCTACCCCATGATCCCGCCGGCGCAGCTGTTCCAGCTGCAGGCGCGCTCGGCAGCCCTGGCGCGCCACGGCCCGGCGGTGGCCGACCTCCTGCTGCAGGCCTACCAGTTCCACGCCGCCTCGCCGCTGCACTATGCCAAGTTCTTCGACGTCAACGGCAGCTCCTTCCTGCCCCGCAACTACCTCGCGCCCGCGTGGGGCGCCCCGTGGGTCATCAACAACCCGGCCCGCGACGATCGCAGCACCAGCTTCCAGACGCAGCTGGGCCCCAGCGGCCACGACTCGGGCCGCCGGGTCACGTGGAACGTGCTCTTCTCGCCGCGCTGGCTGCCCGTCAGCCTGCGGCCCGTCTACGCGGATGCCGCGGGCACCGCGCTGCCCCTCGCGCGCCCCGAGGACGGCCGGCCGCGGCTCGTGGTCACGCCGGCCAGCAGCGGCGGCGACGCGGCGGGCGTGAGCTTCCAGAAGACCGTGCTGGTGGGGACGCGCCAGCACGGCCGCCTGCTGGTCCGCCACGCCTACAGCTTTCACCAGAGCAGCGAGGAGGCCGGCGACTTCCTGGCGCACGCCGACCTGCAGCGGCGCAACTCCGAGTACCTGGTGGAGAACGCCCTGCACCTGCACCTCATCGTGAAGCCCGTCTACCACCCCCTCATCCGGACCCCCAAGTAG
- the BTBD17 gene encoding BTB/POZ domain-containing protein 17 isoform X5, with protein sequence MLRLGYTKPGSWASFWAILTLVGLVTRAAQKTDVGGESTGTSINHSQTLLQRLQELLRQGNASDVVLRVQAAGTDEVRVFHAHRLLLGLHSELFRELLSNQSEVVLQEPRDGAAVFDKFIRYLYCGELIVLLAQAIPLHRLATKYGVSSLQRGVADYMRAHLAGGAGPAVGWYHYAVSTGDEALRQSCLQFLAWNLSAVAGSAEWGAVSPELLAQLLPRSDLVLQDELELFHALEAWLGRARPPPAVAERALRSIRYPMIPPAQLFQLQARSAALARHGPAVADLLLQAYQFHAASPLHYAKFFDVNGSSFLPRNYLAPAWGAPWVINNPARDDRSTSFQTQLGPSGHDSGRRVTWNVLFSPRWLPVSLRPVYADAAGTALPLARPEDGRPRLVVTPASSGGDAAGVSFQKTVLVGTRQHGRLLVRHAYSFHQSSEEAGDFLAHADLQRRNSEYLVENALHLHLIVKPVYHPLIRTPK encoded by the exons ATGCTTAGGCTGGGCTACACCAAACCTGGGTCCTGGGCCAGCTTCTGGGCCATCCTGACCCTAGTGGGCCTGGTCACTCGTGCAG CCCAGAAAACCGATGTCGGCGGGGAGTCAACGGGCACCTCCATCAACCACTCCCAGACGCTGCTCCAACGCCTGCAGGAGCTGCTGCGGCAGGGCAATGCCAGCGACGTGGTGCTGCGGGTCCAGGCTGCGGGCACCGACGAGGTCCGAGTCTTCCACGCCCACCGCCTGCTGCTGGGACTGCACAGTGAGCTGTTCCGGGAGCTGTTGAGTAACCAGAGCGAGGTGGTGCTGCAGGAGCCCCGGGACGGTGCTGCTGTCTTTGACAAGTTCATCAG GTACCTCTACTGCGGCGAACTGATCGTGCTGCTGGCGCAGGCCATCCCCCTGCACAGGCTGGCCACCAAGTACGGCGTGTCCTCCCTGCAGCGGGGCGTGGCCGACTACATGCGCGCGCACCTGGCGGGCGGCGCGGGCCCGGCGGTGGGCTGGTACCACTACGCGGTGAGCACCGGGGACGAGGCCCTGCGCCAGAGCTGCCTGCAGTTCCTGGCCTGGAACCTGTCGGCCGTGGCGGGGAGCGCCGAGTGGGGAGCCGTGAGCCCCGAGCTGCTGGCGCAGCTGCTGCCGCGCTCGGACCTGGTGCTGCAGGACGAGCTGGAGCTGTTCCACGCGCTGGAGGCGTGGCTGGGCCGCGCGCGGCCGCCCCCCGCCGTGGCCGAGCGGGCGCTGCGCTCCATCCGCTACCCCATGATCCCGCCGGCGCAGCTGTTCCAGCTGCAGGCGCGCTCGGCAGCCCTGGCGCGCCACGGCCCGGCGGTGGCCGACCTCCTGCTGCAGGCCTACCAGTTCCACGCCGCCTCGCCGCTGCACTATGCCAAGTTCTTCGACGTCAACGGCAGCTCCTTCCTGCCCCGCAACTACCTCGCGCCCGCGTGGGGCGCCCCGTGGGTCATCAACAACCCGGCCCGCGACGATCGCAGCACCAGCTTCCAGACGCAGCTGGGCCCCAGCGGCCACGACTCGGGCCGCCGGGTCACGTGGAACGTGCTCTTCTCGCCGCGCTGGCTGCCCGTCAGCCTGCGGCCCGTCTACGCGGATGCCGCGGGCACCGCGCTGCCCCTCGCGCGCCCCGAGGACGGCCGGCCGCGGCTCGTGGTCACGCCGGCCAGCAGCGGCGGCGACGCGGCGGGCGTGAGCTTCCAGAAGACCGTGCTGGTGGGGACGCGCCAGCACGGCCGCCTGCTGGTCCGCCACGCCTACAGCTTTCACCAGAGCAGCGAGGAGGCCGGCGACTTCCTGGCGCACGCCGACCTGCAGCGGCGCAACTCCGAGTACCTGGTGGAGAACGCCCTGCACCTGCACCTCATCGTGAAGCCCGTCTACCACCCCCTCATCCGGACCCCCAAGTAG
- the BTBD17 gene encoding BTB/POZ domain-containing protein 17 isoform X4, with translation METSSGHFVPRWVTSSLRQESAHLPRASSQGLLRVRFTSFPSQDVPGCTHVHPRTSWAQTAQKTDVGGESTGTSINHSQTLLQRLQELLRQGNASDVVLRVQAAGTDEVRVFHAHRLLLGLHSELFRELLSNQSEVVLQEPRDGAAVFDKFIRYLYCGELIVLLAQAIPLHRLATKYGVSSLQRGVADYMRAHLAGGAGPAVGWYHYAVSTGDEALRQSCLQFLAWNLSAVAGSAEWGAVSPELLAQLLPRSDLVLQDELELFHALEAWLGRARPPPAVAERALRSIRYPMIPPAQLFQLQARSAALARHGPAVADLLLQAYQFHAASPLHYAKFFDVNGSSFLPRNYLAPAWGAPWVINNPARDDRSTSFQTQLGPSGHDSGRRVTWNVLFSPRWLPVSLRPVYADAAGTALPLARPEDGRPRLVVTPASSGGDAAGVSFQKTVLVGTRQHGRLLVRHAYSFHQSSEEAGDFLAHADLQRRNSEYLVENALHLHLIVKPVYHPLIRTPK, from the exons ATGGAGACCAGCTCTGGACACTTTGTCCCACGCTGGGTCACGAGCTCTCTCCGCCAGGAATCTGCCCACCTTCCAAGAGCATCCTCTCAGGGTCTGCTCAGGGTCAGGTTTACAAGCTTCCCCAGCCAGGATGTGCCTGGGTGCACACACGTGCATCCACGCACTTCATGGGCACAAACAG CCCAGAAAACCGATGTCGGCGGGGAGTCAACGGGCACCTCCATCAACCACTCCCAGACGCTGCTCCAACGCCTGCAGGAGCTGCTGCGGCAGGGCAATGCCAGCGACGTGGTGCTGCGGGTCCAGGCTGCGGGCACCGACGAGGTCCGAGTCTTCCACGCCCACCGCCTGCTGCTGGGACTGCACAGTGAGCTGTTCCGGGAGCTGTTGAGTAACCAGAGCGAGGTGGTGCTGCAGGAGCCCCGGGACGGTGCTGCTGTCTTTGACAAGTTCATCAG GTACCTCTACTGCGGCGAACTGATCGTGCTGCTGGCGCAGGCCATCCCCCTGCACAGGCTGGCCACCAAGTACGGCGTGTCCTCCCTGCAGCGGGGCGTGGCCGACTACATGCGCGCGCACCTGGCGGGCGGCGCGGGCCCGGCGGTGGGCTGGTACCACTACGCGGTGAGCACCGGGGACGAGGCCCTGCGCCAGAGCTGCCTGCAGTTCCTGGCCTGGAACCTGTCGGCCGTGGCGGGGAGCGCCGAGTGGGGAGCCGTGAGCCCCGAGCTGCTGGCGCAGCTGCTGCCGCGCTCGGACCTGGTGCTGCAGGACGAGCTGGAGCTGTTCCACGCGCTGGAGGCGTGGCTGGGCCGCGCGCGGCCGCCCCCCGCCGTGGCCGAGCGGGCGCTGCGCTCCATCCGCTACCCCATGATCCCGCCGGCGCAGCTGTTCCAGCTGCAGGCGCGCTCGGCAGCCCTGGCGCGCCACGGCCCGGCGGTGGCCGACCTCCTGCTGCAGGCCTACCAGTTCCACGCCGCCTCGCCGCTGCACTATGCCAAGTTCTTCGACGTCAACGGCAGCTCCTTCCTGCCCCGCAACTACCTCGCGCCCGCGTGGGGCGCCCCGTGGGTCATCAACAACCCGGCCCGCGACGATCGCAGCACCAGCTTCCAGACGCAGCTGGGCCCCAGCGGCCACGACTCGGGCCGCCGGGTCACGTGGAACGTGCTCTTCTCGCCGCGCTGGCTGCCCGTCAGCCTGCGGCCCGTCTACGCGGATGCCGCGGGCACCGCGCTGCCCCTCGCGCGCCCCGAGGACGGCCGGCCGCGGCTCGTGGTCACGCCGGCCAGCAGCGGCGGCGACGCGGCGGGCGTGAGCTTCCAGAAGACCGTGCTGGTGGGGACGCGCCAGCACGGCCGCCTGCTGGTCCGCCACGCCTACAGCTTTCACCAGAGCAGCGAGGAGGCCGGCGACTTCCTGGCGCACGCCGACCTGCAGCGGCGCAACTCCGAGTACCTGGTGGAGAACGCCCTGCACCTGCACCTCATCGTGAAGCCCGTCTACCACCCCCTCATCCGGACCCCCAAGTAG